The genome window ACCACCGGCGGTGACCTCGACGGCCGGGCCGTCAAGGGCACCATCACCGGTCACGACAAGGGCCAGCGCATCCGGGTGTTCACCTACAAGAACAAGTCCCGGCAGCACAAGCGGCGGGGGCACCGCCAGCACCGGACGACCGTCCGCATCGAGGAGATCTGACATGGCGCACAAGAAGGGCGGCGGCTCGTCCAACAACGGCCGCGATTCCAACGCGAAGCGCCTCGGCGTGAAGAAGTACGGCGGCGAGACCATCCGTGCCGGCGGCATCATCGTCCGCCAGCGCGGCACCAAGGTCCACCCCGGCGAGAACGTGGGCCGTGGCGGCGACGACACGCTGTTCGCGCTCGCCGACGGTGCCGTCAGCTTCCACAAGACGCGCACCCGCACCACCGTCTCGGTCCTGCCGACCCAGGACTGACGACCGCGACGTTGCAGCAACGGATCAAGGGCGGCCCGTCGTGGCCGCCCTTTTCCGTCGCTGTCCGACCCACCACGCACACGAGCGGAGCCTGACGTGGACACCCCGAGCTTTGTCGACGAGTGCACGGTGCACGTGCGCGGCGGCGACGGCGGCAACGGCTCGGTCTCCATGCGCCGTGAAGCGCACGTGCCGCGCGGCGGGCCAGACGGTGGCGACGGCGGCCGCGGCGGCGACGTGGTGTTCGTGGCCGATCGCAACACCACCTCGCTGCTCGACCTGCACCGCACCCCGCACCGTCGCGGTGGTGACGGCGGCCACGGGTCGGGGCAGAACCGCACCGGCGCCGAGGGGCGCGACGAGGTCATCAGCGTGCCGCTCGGCACGGTCGTGCGTGACCGCGACACGGGCGCCGTCCTGGCCGACCTCGTCGATGACGGTCAGCGCTGGGTGGCCGGTCGCGGTGGGCGTGGCGGCCGCGGCAACACCGCGTTCACGACGCGCTACCGGCGGCTGCCCCGCTTCGCCGAACGGGGGGAGAAGGTCGGCGACCGCTCGCTGCGGCTGGAACTGAAGATGATCGCCGACGTCGGACTGGTCGGCTTCCCGTCGGCCGGCAAGTCGTCGCTGGTCGCGAGGCTGTCCTCGGCGCGTCCGCGCATCGAGGCGTGGCCGTTCACGACGCTGACCCCCCACCTCGGGGTCATGCGCGCCGGCGAGGACGCCGACGGGCAACCGATCGACGTGGTGCTCGCCGACGTCCCGGGCCTGATCGAGGGCGCGGCCGAGGGCAAGGGCCTTGGCATCCGTTTCCTGCGTCACATCGAGCGCTGCCTGGTGCTGCTCCACGTGCTGGACGCCGTGCCGATGGACCCCGACCGCGACCCGGTGCGCGACCTCGCGGCGCTGCGCGAGGAGCTGCGCAAGCACGACCCGTCCTTGCTCGAGCGTCCCCAGCTGGTGGTGCTGAACAAGCTCGACCTGCCCGACGGCCAGGCGATGGCCGACCTCGTGCGCGAACAGCTGGAGGAGGCCGGCGAGGAGGTGCTGCCGGTGTCCGCCGTCGCCGGCACGGGCCTGGACACGCTGCGTTACCGCCTCGGTGTCCTCGTGGCCGCCGAGCGCGAGGTCCGTGGCGACATCGTGGTCGAGACGCCGGTCGTCGACGAGGAGGTCGTGCTGCGACTCGGTCAGCGCCGGCGCGACTTCGAGGTGACCCGGACCGACGAGGGCTACGAGGTGACCGGAGCCCGCATCGAGCGCTGGGTGCAGATGCTGCCGCTGGAGGACTGGGAAGCGGTCCGTTATCTGCAGGGTCGCCTGCGCCGCGCCGGCGTCGAGAAGGCGCTCGTCGACGCGGGCGCCCGCAAGGGCGACGAGGTCGTCATCAGCGAGCTGGTCTTCGACTTCGATCCCGATCTCGACGATCTCCCGGCCGAGGAACGGGAGGCGATCCTGGCCGGTGAACACGACCCCGAGGACGTCGACCCCGACGAGCTCGAGCCGGAGTGGGACACGACGACGTCCCTGCCCCCCGGGTCGGAGCCCGACGACCTCGGCGGGGCGACACCGTGACGGGCACGGGCGTTCGCTTCGAGCGCCCCCGGCTGGCCGTGGTCAAGGTCGGGTCCTCGTCGCTCCGCGGTCCCGATGGCCGGCTCGACCGGGCCCAGGTCGCGGCCGTCGCCGAACAGCTCGTCGCCGCCCAGGAGGCCGGCACGCAGGTGGTGCTGGTCTCGTCGGGGGCCGTCGCCGCCGGCATGGGACTGCTCGGCCTCGAGCGCCGCCCCACCGACCTGCCGACACTGCAGGCCTGTGCCGCCGTCGGACAGGGTGAGCTGATCCACGAGTACCAGCAGGTGCTGGCGCGGCACGACCGCGCCGCGGCGCAGATCCTGCTCAGCCAGGACGACTTCGTCCGTCGGGCCCGCTACCTCAACGCCCGTACGACCCTGCGGCGCCTGCTCGAGCTCGGGGCGATGCCGGTCATCAACGAGAACGACGCCGTCGCCACCGAGGAGCTGTCCTACGGCGACAACGACCACCTCGCGGCGTTGGTCGCCTCGATGCTCGAGGCGCAGCTGCTGGTCCTGCTCAGTGACGTCGACGGGTTGTTCGACGGCGACCCACGCGTCTCGTCCGAGGTCGGCCTGATCGCCCGCGTCGACGACGTCGATGCGCTCGACGACGCCTCCATCGGCGGCGTCGGTTCCTACGTCGGCTCGGGCGGGATGCGCACGAAGGTCGGCTCGGCGCGGGTCGCCGTTCGTTCGGCTGCGCACGCCGTGGTCGCGAACGCCCGCCGCCCCGACGTCCTCGCCGACGTGCTCGACGGGCGCGACGTCGGTACCTGGTTCGTCGCCCAGGAACAGCGCCTCGAGGCCCGGCGGTTGTGGATCGGCTTCGCCCTGCGCGTTCACGGGCAGATCAGCGTCAACGAGGGCGCCGTCCACGCGCTGCGGGTCGGTGGGGCGTCGTTGCTGTCGGTCGGGGTCGTCCACGCCGACGGCGACTTCGCCGTCGGCGACGCCGTCGAGGTCCTCGGTCCCGACGGACGCGTGGTCGCCCGCGGTCTGAGCAACTACGCGGTCACCGACCTGCGGCGCATCGCGGGACGTTCCACGTCGGCCGCCGCCGAGGCGTTCGGGTCCGGCTTCGCGCGCGAGGTCGTGCACCGCGACGACCTGGTCCTGCTGTGACCGTCCGTCGCTAACCGGCGGCGGCCCGGGCGACGTCCGCGTCGGGTCCGATCCCGAGCTGGACCGACCGGTCCTCGCACACCAGGACGGCTGCCTGCCGGGCCGAACGGAACGTGCGCTCTGCTCCCGACGTGGTGCCCGACGCGTCGGGGAAGGCGGCGGCGTACCAGCTCGCCACGTCCTCGCACAGGGTCCCGGTCCCGTCGCCCAGCGTCACGCCGACCGCGGTCGCGTCCCCGTTCCCGGAGACCGTCACCGCACCGCCGGCCCAGGCGGACGCCGCGAGGCGGGCCTCGGGCAAGGCCGCGGTCTCGTCGCCCCCTGGCGCCTCGAACAGCCACAGCAGCGGGGCGGCGCCGAACTCGTCCCGCAGCAGCTCATCGAACCCGTCGGGCGCGGCGGGACCCGCGAGATCGTCGGGCGGACCGGCATGCGCACCGAACAGGATCTCCGCAGTCGTCGTCGGCGGGTCCGCGTAGGCCGCGTCGACGCCGTCCCAGCCATTCTCGAGCCAGCGGTCACAGACCCAGTCCAGGCCTTCGGTGTAGGGGAACAGCAGCTCGCGCTGGAGGTAGGGCGGCACCCCGTCGAGCCCGGCCTGTGCGCGGGCCGCGTCCTCGCCGGTCGCCGCCTCGAGCTGGTCCTCGACCGCGACGTTGCGCAGTGCCCACCGGTTCATGAACAGTGTCGCGTCGCCCTCAACGACCGCCTGCGCCGCCAGGATGCGGTCCGAGCCCTCGAGCGCCTCGAGGTCGGGCAGGCCGAGCGCCTGGTCGGCCAGGGCGTGCTGCAGTTCGTGCACCAGGGTGATCTTGTCGAGCGTGCCGACCGCGCCGTCGTCGGGGACCCGCACCACCAGTTCGCCGGTGTCCGGCGCGTAGAAGCCGGCCACCTGCTCACCCAGGAGCTCTCGACGGACCGCCGCGAGGTCGGTGTCCGGGGGGACGGCTCCCAACGCGACGAGCAGCCGCTCGTAGGCGTCGTCGCGCGCCGGGTCGGCGTCCTCGGCCAACAGGGCGTCCAGGCGCTCCCGGAGCTGCGTTCCCGTGAGGAAGTCGACCTCGACGGGATCGGTCCACGCCAGCCCGCGGTCCGCGGCCACCTGCGGGACCAGGGCCGCTACCAGCGCATCGGGATCGTCGGGGAGCGGCTCGGCCGGCGACGCACCGGTGTTCCCCTCCCGCCCGAGCAGCCCGCCCAGGCCGCCGTCGCCGAGGAGACCACCGAGGTCGCCGTCGAGCAGTCCGTCGAGGCCCCCGTCACCCAGCAACCCCGGCAGACCACCGGACAGGCCGCCGTCGGCGACCATGCAGGCCATGCCGGGCTGGGCGTCGGCGCCGATCAGACCGCCGAGGTCGCCACCACCGAGCAGGCCGCCGAGCAGCCCCCCGAGCCCGTCGCTGCCGTCGAGCAGCCCGTCGAGCAGCCCGCCGAGACCTGCCCCGTCGTCGTCGGGAGCGCGCCCGGCCTCGAGGTCCCGGACCCGCTCCCGCAGCTGGTCGACCTCGCTCGCCAGCTGCTCGGCCCGTTCCTCTGCCGCCGCCGCCCTGCGGGTCTGGACGATCAGGCCGATGCTGGTGGCGATCAACGCCACCGCGGTGGCGCCGGCGACGAACGGCAGGACCCAGGGGCGCATGCCGGCGAGGATAGCCCTGGCACCGCCCGGCACGGCCGGGTGTGTCAGCTGTCGATGCTGTCGACGCTGTCCACGCTGTCCGGACTGTCGGCCGCCTGCGTCGGTGCGGGCGCGGGGGAGCGGACCGTCGGCGAAGGGGCCGGCGACGCGGTCGCGGTGGGGCCGTCGTCGGGCGAGTCGATCGAGGCCGCGGTGGCCGGGGTGGCCGTGGAGGCCGGCGTCGTCGTCGACGCCGCGGTCGTCGGGGTCGCCGGGGTCGGGGCCCGCTCCAGCAGGTCCGGTGCGACGATGACGGCGTTGCGCTCACTGGGCAATTGCGGCACCAGTTCGATCCGCTCGGCCGCGTGCGCGCTGCTCACGTCGAGGTCGATCGGCTCGATCGTCTGCACCGACGGGCGCTGGATCGCGAGTGCGCCCATGCCGATGCTGGCGGCGGCGGTGACCAGCGAGGCGACCTGCCAGCGGCGTGCGGAATCCATCAGCAGCCTCCCTCAGTCGGGGCGTCGGACGCGCAGGGTGGGAAGGGTGTCGTCGGCCTCGCGTGGGAGGCGGAGGGTGTCGGACGTCGGCGCCCTCGGCGCGCGCTGCTCCGCGGCAGCGGCCGACGTGTCGGGCACCAGCGTCTGGACCGGCGCCGTCGTCGACGGCGGCTGCGCGGGCACGCTCGGCGCGGTCGCCTCACGAGGTCGGTCCTCGAGTAGTTCTGTCTCGTCCGCCGCCGGCTGCCAGGGCAGCAGCAGTTCGATCCGGGTCCCGTGGGCCCCGGTGTCGAGCACCACCTCGCCGTCGTGGGCGTCGACGACCGCCT of Egicoccus sp. AB-alg6-2 contains these proteins:
- the rplU gene encoding 50S ribosomal protein L21, with the translated sequence MYAVIATGGKQYRVKPGQEVVIEKLAGEVGDAVELVPVLVVGDDGDVTTGGDLDGRAVKGTITGHDKGQRIRVFTYKNKSRQHKRRGHRQHRTTVRIEEI
- the rpmA gene encoding 50S ribosomal protein L27: MAHKKGGGSSNNGRDSNAKRLGVKKYGGETIRAGGIIVRQRGTKVHPGENVGRGGDDTLFALADGAVSFHKTRTRTTVSVLPTQD
- the obgE gene encoding GTPase ObgE, with product MDTPSFVDECTVHVRGGDGGNGSVSMRREAHVPRGGPDGGDGGRGGDVVFVADRNTTSLLDLHRTPHRRGGDGGHGSGQNRTGAEGRDEVISVPLGTVVRDRDTGAVLADLVDDGQRWVAGRGGRGGRGNTAFTTRYRRLPRFAERGEKVGDRSLRLELKMIADVGLVGFPSAGKSSLVARLSSARPRIEAWPFTTLTPHLGVMRAGEDADGQPIDVVLADVPGLIEGAAEGKGLGIRFLRHIERCLVLLHVLDAVPMDPDRDPVRDLAALREELRKHDPSLLERPQLVVLNKLDLPDGQAMADLVREQLEEAGEEVLPVSAVAGTGLDTLRYRLGVLVAAEREVRGDIVVETPVVDEEVVLRLGQRRRDFEVTRTDEGYEVTGARIERWVQMLPLEDWEAVRYLQGRLRRAGVEKALVDAGARKGDEVVISELVFDFDPDLDDLPAEEREAILAGEHDPEDVDPDELEPEWDTTTSLPPGSEPDDLGGATP
- the proB gene encoding glutamate 5-kinase, which translates into the protein MTGTGVRFERPRLAVVKVGSSSLRGPDGRLDRAQVAAVAEQLVAAQEAGTQVVLVSSGAVAAGMGLLGLERRPTDLPTLQACAAVGQGELIHEYQQVLARHDRAAAQILLSQDDFVRRARYLNARTTLRRLLELGAMPVINENDAVATEELSYGDNDHLAALVASMLEAQLLVLLSDVDGLFDGDPRVSSEVGLIARVDDVDALDDASIGGVGSYVGSGGMRTKVGSARVAVRSAAHAVVANARRPDVLADVLDGRDVGTWFVAQEQRLEARRLWIGFALRVHGQISVNEGAVHALRVGGASLLSVGVVHADGDFAVGDAVEVLGPDGRVVARGLSNYAVTDLRRIAGRSTSAAAEAFGSGFAREVVHRDDLVLL